The sequence TCAACCCGAAAAAGGCTCCACGTTTTCCATCGTAACGGGAGACCGAACACTGTCCGAACCGGAATACGCATGAGTTGCTGCATCATGTGCCTCCGTTTCTTGCTTTCTTTCATCTTCACCCAAGGAACGAACTGTATGCTTTTCAGGTTTATCATTATTTAGCCATTGCACAGCTTCACTCTCTGAAACGATCTACGTAAGTATGAATATACTGCTCCTTTATCCGGAATTTCCTGACACTTTTTGGAGCTTCAAGCATGCTCTGAAGTTTGTAAGCAAGAAAGCATCTCTTCCTCCCCTCGGTCTTATAACGGTATCAGCCATGCTGCCAACCGAATGGCGAAAAAAACTGGTTGACCTGAATGTTTCCAAGCTGACACAAAAGGACATCGAATGGGCTGATATCGCGTTCGTCAGTGCGATGGGCGTGCAAAAAAAGTCGGCAAAACAAATCATAGCACGCTGTAAGAATGCCGGTCTCGAAGTTGTAGCTGGAGGTCCCCTCTTTACTTCCGAACCGGAGCAATTTCCGGAAGTCGACTATCTGGTACTCAACGAAGCAGAACTTACGCTCCCTCTTTTTCTTGAAGATTTTGCTCAGGGTATTGCCAAAAAAGAGTATCGGTCGAACGGCTTTCCCGACGTCAGAACGTCACCGGTACCACAATGGGAACTGCTCAACATGAAGAAATATGCATCGATGGCGTTGCAGTTCTCGAGAGGCTGCCCCTACCAGTGCGATTTTTGCAATGTCACAACTCTTTTCGGACACAAGATCCGGATTAAAAGCAGCGATCAAATCATCCGGGAACTGGAAGCCATGTATGAAAGAGGGTGGCGCGAAAGCATATTCTTTGTCGATGACAATTTCATAGCGCACAAGTCTTATCTGAAAAAGGATCTTCTACCCAAGCTTATCGAATGGCAGCAGTCGAAAAAAGCGACAACCAAGTTTTACACTGAGTGTTCGATCAACATTGCCGATGATCAGGAGCTCATGGATCTTATGGTCAAAGCCGGGTTCAATCAGGTCTTTATCGGCATTGAAACGCCCAATCACTCGGCTCTGGAAGCATGTGGAAAACAACACAACACATCAAGAGACATGCTTGCGAACATCAAGCGAATTCAGCGCAAAGGACTCGAGGTACAGGGAGGGTTCATCGTCGGGTTCGATGCCGATACCCCCTCTATTTTCCAGCAGCAGATAGAATTCATCCAGAACAGCGGAATCGTTACCGCCATGGTCGGACTGTTACAGGCCCTACCGGGCACAAAGCTGTATGAGCGAATGAAAACCGAAGGCAGGCTCTTGAGCAGTTCAAGCGGTGACAATGTTGATAATACCACGAACATTGTTCCAAAAATGGATATTGAAACGCTCCGTAAGGGGTACAGAGATATGATGAATTATCTGTATTCCCCGAAAAACTATTACCGCAGAATCAAAACACTGTTGATCGAATACAAACCACCGAAGTCAAAATCCCGTTTCCGCCCTGGACAACTGGTTGCTCTTTTTCGATCCATGGTGGTTCTTGGAGTCATCGGCAAAGAACGGTTTCATTACTGGAAAATGCTCATCTGGACACTTTTCAAGCAGCATCAATCACTGTCCCTGGCGATAACGCTTAGCATCTACGGTCATCATTTTCGAAAAGTCTGTACATTACACCTGAAAACCGAAGAACATCCCGCGACCTCGACAGTATAATGCAACAATAACCCTTCATGATTTCCGATAACTTGCTTTTTTGCTCAGATGGGGGGTTTATTCGGCTCCCTGTATGGGGCCATATTCCACTCAATACACCTTTAAAAAAGATTTTGGCGCATCCTACCTTTCTTCGCCTGAAAGGTATACGACAACTTTCGTTTGCCCAGCAAGTCTACCCCGGAGCAAATCATACCCGTTTCGAGCACTCTATCGGTGTCTATCATCTCATGAAACTTATTCTGCAAAGGATTGTAACCAATCCCCTTGCAGAAAGTTTACAGGGAGATGCCCTTATTTTCGATGACCACACCTGCAAACTTCTTCTTGCTGCCGCCCTGCTTCATGATATCGGGCACTACCCGCACGCGCATGTTCTTGAAGAACAAGCTCCTGTATATCGAAACAAACCTGTCTTCAACGCTCATGAGTCCTTGATCGAGAGATTTCTTTTTGAACACCATGACGGTTTTTCATCCATAGCGGAAATCCTTGAAGACCAATGGCAGGTCAATCCTCATGAAGTTGCAGATATTATCGCGGTAAAAGGATCCGGCAGGTTTAAAAAACTGATAAGCGGCACACTCGACCCCGATAAAATGGATTATCTGATGCGAGACGCCCATCACTGCAACATCCCTTACGGCAGCATCGATATCGAACGGCTTATCGAGTCCTTCGTCCCCGACCCTGGACGGGGACGTTTCGCCATTACCGAAAAAGGTATCGCACCTCTCGAAAGCCTGCTTTTCACCAAATACATGATGATGCGCAATGTCTACTGGCACCATACCAGCCGCACCTTTGCAGTCATGTTGCGTAGAATGCTCCAGGATGCAGTCGATGAATCAGCAATTTCACCTGAAAAGCTAAGAACGCTTTTTTACGATAATTCCGATGACCAGGTGCTCCATGAGCTCACGCGTCTCCATTCCTCGTCATGGCCTCCATCGGGCGAACTCCTGCACAGCATCATACAAAGAAAAATATACAAACGCTCTCTTACGCTTTGCCCCTATCATAACGGGGCAAATGAGCCTGTCACCTGGATGTTCGCCTATACAACCAACCACAACCTTCGCAAGAAAAAGGAAATTGAGATCTGCAAGATGCTCAACAAGCACTACGCTCTCAGGCTGAAGGGCCATGAAATACTTATCGACCCGCCCTCACTCAAAGATGTTTTTGATTACGCCGATCTTCGTGAACTCAGGATCTTTCCTACCCGATATGAACACCTGAATGATTCCCGTGCGACTCGGGAACGTTATATCCGATTCGACGATTTCGGCGAATCGGTATTCCTCTCGGACTTTATCCTCTCGTTTGAACGGTACACAAAAAAGTTCAGACTTGTCTGCCAGGAAAATCTCTGCGAGAGAATACTGGAAAACAAAGACATGATATTGGAAATACTGCATGAAGGATGATATACAGTAGTCGTCTCTTCATACTTATTTTTTTAAATTAAAAAGCAAAAGGGCACCCCGAACAACACAAAAGCCATAATTACAACCGCTTTTTTAAAACCGCGGTGCCTTGCCAGTCAATTAAATAAATGCAGCATGGACAATCAGGACAACTACTATAAGGGACTATTCTACGGCGCTGCTCTCGGTGCGGCCATCGGAACCGTCATGGGCTTGCTTTTTGCCCCGGACAAAGGACAGGAAACACAACGGATAATCACCGGTAAACTGCGTCGAGCCCTTGACATGGCAAGCGACAAGGCAGCTGAATTTTACGACGTCGATGAAAATGGTGAAATCTATGACAACGAAGCACGAGAACGCTCGAAAGAGATCATAGAAAATGCGAGAGACGAAGCCCGCAAGATCCTCAACGATGCAAACACCATTCTCAAGGAAATAAAAAATCAGGCGAAAAGCGGTGGCGGACACACTAAGTCAAGTGACCCGCACGGATAAAAAAGACACCCCAAAAAACAATGTCATGCTGAGCTACAAAAGCATCCATCTTGATTCCACAGCCTCTTCGGCTTGTACAGTACTTCTGCTGCATGCTTTTCCGCTTTCATCCGAAATGTGGGCATCTCAGCTCTCTGCACTTGAAACAGGAGGAATTCCCGCTATTGCTCCTGATGTGTTCGGTGTTGAAGGTTCGTCACAAAAAAAAAGCTGGAATTTTCGTGATTACATCGAAGAAATTTCTTCATTACTCTCG is a genomic window of Prosthecochloris marina containing:
- a CDS encoding YtxH domain-containing protein, with amino-acid sequence MDNQDNYYKGLFYGAALGAAIGTVMGLLFAPDKGQETQRIITGKLRRALDMASDKAAEFYDVDENGEIYDNEARERSKEIIENARDEARKILNDANTILKEIKNQAKSGGGHTKSSDPHG
- a CDS encoding B12-binding domain-containing radical SAM protein, giving the protein MNILLLYPEFPDTFWSFKHALKFVSKKASLPPLGLITVSAMLPTEWRKKLVDLNVSKLTQKDIEWADIAFVSAMGVQKKSAKQIIARCKNAGLEVVAGGPLFTSEPEQFPEVDYLVLNEAELTLPLFLEDFAQGIAKKEYRSNGFPDVRTSPVPQWELLNMKKYASMALQFSRGCPYQCDFCNVTTLFGHKIRIKSSDQIIRELEAMYERGWRESIFFVDDNFIAHKSYLKKDLLPKLIEWQQSKKATTKFYTECSINIADDQELMDLMVKAGFNQVFIGIETPNHSALEACGKQHNTSRDMLANIKRIQRKGLEVQGGFIVGFDADTPSIFQQQIEFIQNSGIVTAMVGLLQALPGTKLYERMKTEGRLLSSSSGDNVDNTTNIVPKMDIETLRKGYRDMMNYLYSPKNYYRRIKTLLIEYKPPKSKSRFRPGQLVALFRSMVVLGVIGKERFHYWKMLIWTLFKQHQSLSLAITLSIYGHHFRKVCTLHLKTEEHPATSTV
- a CDS encoding HD domain-containing protein, whose product is MISDNLLFCSDGGFIRLPVWGHIPLNTPLKKILAHPTFLRLKGIRQLSFAQQVYPGANHTRFEHSIGVYHLMKLILQRIVTNPLAESLQGDALIFDDHTCKLLLAAALLHDIGHYPHAHVLEEQAPVYRNKPVFNAHESLIERFLFEHHDGFSSIAEILEDQWQVNPHEVADIIAVKGSGRFKKLISGTLDPDKMDYLMRDAHHCNIPYGSIDIERLIESFVPDPGRGRFAITEKGIAPLESLLFTKYMMMRNVYWHHTSRTFAVMLRRMLQDAVDESAISPEKLRTLFYDNSDDQVLHELTRLHSSSWPPSGELLHSIIQRKIYKRSLTLCPYHNGANEPVTWMFAYTTNHNLRKKKEIEICKMLNKHYALRLKGHEILIDPPSLKDVFDYADLRELRIFPTRYEHLNDSRATRERYIRFDDFGESVFLSDFILSFERYTKKFRLVCQENLCERILENKDMILEILHEG